From Mustelus asterias unplaced genomic scaffold, sMusAst1.hap1.1 HAP1_SCAFFOLD_210, whole genome shotgun sequence:
tctccttggagagacgtaggatgagaggagacctaatagaggtatataagatattgagaggcatagatcgggtggactttcacaggctttttcccagggtggaaatgtctgctacgataggacacaggtttaggtgctgggggtaggtacaggggagatgttagggggaagtttttcacacagagggtggtgggcgagtggaatcggctgccgtcaatggtggtggaggcaaactcaatggggtcttttaagagactcctggatgagtacatgggacttaataggatggagggttataggtcggcctaaaaggtagggatatgttcggcacaatttgtggggccgaagggcctgttttgtgctgtagtttttctatgtttctatgagatagcaGGGGCatgctgggctgaatggtctccaccTGCAGCCTGtgaatctcagcctcctgcttttgtgcaggttaaaagggacagatttcagtgcagcctcttccctgtatatgtatttaaagagatgggtttctctttagctctgagtgaccgatataacaattggttggaggcccatttcccactcagtcctccagcaccttcccagtctctctattagtgcgacgcccAAGGCAGTTTCcaaactggggcgcaggccccattattctcagctaaattcagccctcagctccgtcacctggctgtcattgacacgagcaatagagagacagaaaggagcAGCAGGCGCAAATGCGAAGTCGAAACTtgtggctttaaatgaactgCTTGGATTTCTGTGACAATCAATAATTTTGAAAAACTGAATTCTAAATCCAGTGAACAAATTAAAGAATCACATGACAAAACTTAAATTTTTCTGACTTTTAGTCgaacaaactggaagcaacaatggCTAAACACTTTTTGTGGGGAACATAGTCCTTAAACTGTCAAATTGAATTTATCCTTTTACTCTGAACACAATCAAATATCCCACTCAACGGTTATATTTTACTCTGTCTTGGACACCCAATTATTCAAAACCAGTCCAAAGTAATTCTTCACTCCCCGAGGGTTTATTTCTACTGTTTTCCTTTTCCagactggcaacctttaatcccagaactgtctttCACAGTGATGGTTCCCCAGGGCATTTTCCCAATAACAaaagcaaggcgaatcttccagccttgtttcacaattgtcaggaatttgtgaccaacattgaatataggagcagaactaggccattcggccctttgagtctgctccaccacttATTTGCATTATGGCTGATCTATTTGTCTTGCATTCCACATTCTCATTCTGCAGCCGATACTTTTGAATCTCTTATCCAACAAGAATTGGtacaaaggcaaaattctgctgttgctggaatctgaaacaaaagcagaaaatgctggacaatctcagcaagtccgacagcatctgtaaagagagaatagagacaacattttgagtcaggatgaatctttgtcagagctgaagacaaggaaaatcggacaaaatttatcctgtgagggtcaagaattgggaagcaatccattaaacctcctctgaaccactttcaatgcatttgtatcatttcttgaataggagacaaagctgcacccagttttcaagatgcagtttcagcaacgccctgcataactgaagcagaacatctttacttctatgttcaatttctctcgtaataaaggattgcattccatttgtaagaagtttaatttatttgtactaagatttatgggggttctcttgtttacaataacctccccaATTGTAAATCACACCAAGTTCCAGTgtcttaaccatatggcaagacAGAAcaatttaaatggtgaattcagaaagttaattaaccattaaaaatgtaacaagtcagaacgaTAAAAGGTAAAGTatcgattaacagttaatagagaaagcttaactttaacaattgaacagacttctctccatccctctcagaccaggacatgaagtgaccgctccaaaaacatggataacttgtaaaaccaacggctctcaacacctctctgtaaacatctctccctccacctcttttTACCAAATTGGCTTCTCAAGActacttttttatactttaaaaatgtcaaaagcccatcttagccaattcccataaatcttcaattataaactaaaatagacatgagttttcagatgatttgaaaagaaatgaactgtctgctgaaaggattaacttttctacagaacctaaagggatggggagtgagcagcaaaaaattggcacacaattacatcattttacacaagtataaaaatcaaaacaaactcgattgtaaacttcagctcttcatttttttgttatattccagaacctatttactttaatttgatcagtttttgttagggatggacaacttctgttctttacaaactgcttcactcattttgttgattctacatgggctcgagAGTCAGAagccagactttatcatccttatcctttttccccttttgccaccactccctctgttttgcgggagggtcgtggggtttccaatcagaactaatcattttatcataaaagttaaatactgtggatgctggaatctgaaacaacaacagaaaatgctggaaaatgtcagcaggtctgacagatctgtggggacagaatagagccaatgtttcaagtatggatgacccttcataagagctgttatgaagtgtcttccagactcgaaacgttggctctattctctaataattttatcaataagtttcttgttcttagttccaaatggcaggtaagagacctgtccggtccccactcgagctctgatttttcactggccatgcttgggtcggATTGCAACCATTAGAATCCACTCTCAGACGTCTGcgtttcagtccagtgctacttggagtatgcTGGCACTTCACTGAATATCGgatcacaagtccctcacagttcttatcacaaatttgggatataataatttaaacaatgcctgagaacgctttttaacttcttaaccaactacctaccactgtttgttgattggtcagatctCCTCTTCACAGATTCGGGAatctcagctgctgaacaccagccggtcctggaataagtttaattctaactcattctgagtaaatattctcaccaggtcctctgtctgggccctgctaagcagctttaatggttcatgattgcagaaactgagcagtcacaggaatgtggtcaagatagtccagtcccataatgcctcgcattcaatctgcagtccttcaattataacagaatatgtggctgtatgtagctgcctcggccgtggtcaaccccaacactgccttcttgaactgctacaatgcctgaggcgtaagtacactgtaagaagtctcacaacaccaagttaaagtccaacaggtttatttggtagcaaacaccactagctttcggagcgctgctccttcgtcaggtgagtgggagttctgatcataaaAAATCctgttttgtgaacagaacttccactcacctgacgaaggagcagcactccgaaagctagtggcgtttgctaccaaataaacctgttggactttaacttgatgttgtgagacttcttatgatgcttatcccagtccaacgccggcacctccacattgtgtaagtacatccacagtgatatTAGGGAAAGATTTCCAGctgcacattccagactttccctagactgtagatggataccagattgatatattccattcaaccacacccaagatgagttattccaattcctttattgtccaggacaatatattcacaatatctttgaaacagaatttaaacattcccatttgatttcaggtattaacatattctgttagtttgttctttattgtcaatgtcaggctggggttgttctccttggagcaaaggacaagattctgacaggtttagataaggtggacaaagaaaaactgttcccattagctgatgggagaaggagagggggtcACAGATATAAAGTTTCGGGTCAGAGATGtaggaggggatctgaggaagaatattttgatgcagcgaatggtaatgacctgaacgcgctgcctacgagggtggaggaagtggagacaataaacaattacaaaggaaattggatgggcatttggggggtttcaaacagaaatgctgactaaatatctctgaacttcctcacactctgtcactcggtgatccgtgtgaaatttgaaaccatgtattcgcaacaagacacaaagagcatcagcccactggaggccaaGTTGTGAGACtggtcagtccagcagaaagaaaccctccgaccctccccattgaccaactgtgagaatgaacaaaatgcagtcctggatgtaactgagagcagaaacaatcacagcagaatccaacccctggaatcactcgtgaacttgttggtgtctcagcagctgggatgaatctctgaatcccttcccacactgagagcaggtgaacggcctctccccagtgtgaactcgctggtgtctctgcaggctggacaactgagtgaatccattcccacactaagagcaggtgaatgacctctccccagtgtgaatgcgctggtgtctccgcaggctggataactgactgaaccccttcccacactgagagcaggtgaatggtctctccccagtgtgaatgcgctggtgtcgctgcaggtcagataattgactgaaccccttcccacactgagagcagttgaatggcctctccccagtgtgaactcgctggtgtctccgcagggcggATAAatcaatgaatcctttcccacactgagagcaggtgaatggcctctccccagtgtgaactcgctggtgtgtccgcagggtggataaccgagtgaatccctccccacactgagagcaggtgaacggcctctccccagtgtgaactcgctggtgtctccgcagggtggatagaacatagacatagaacatagaaagtcacagcacaaacaggcccttcggcccacaagttgcgccgatcacatccccacctctaggcctatctatagccctcaatcccattaaatcccatgtactcatccagaagtctcttaaaagaccccaacgagtttgcctccaccaccaccgacgtcagccgattccactcacccaccaccctctgagtgaaaaacttacccctgacatcccccctgtacctaccccccagcaccttaaacctgtgtcctctcgtagcaaccatttcagcccttggaaatagcctctgagagtccaccctatccagacccctcaacatcttgtaaacctctatcaggtcacctctcatccttcgtctctccagggagaagagaccaagctccctcaacctatcctcataaggcatgccccccaatccaggcaacatccttgtaaatctcctctgcaccctttcaatggcttcaacatctttcctgtaatgaggtgaccagaactgcgcgcagtactccaagtggggtctaaccagggtcctataaagctgcagcattatctcccgactcctaaactcaatccctcgattaatgaaggctagtacgccatacgccttcttgaccgcatcctccacctgcgaggccgatttaagagtcctatggacccggaccccaaggtccttctgatcctctacactgctaagaatggtacccttcattttatactgctgctccatcccattggatctgccaaaatggatcactatcaaaatggataaatcagtgaatcccttcccacactgagagcaggtgaatggtgtctccccagtatgaactcgctggtgtatccgcaggctggatgaccgagtgaatcccttcccacactgacagcaggtgaacggcctctccccagtgtgaactcgctggtgtgtctgcagggtggataaatcagtgaatcccttcccacactgagggcaggtgaatggcctctccccagtgtgaactcgctggtgtctttgcacgttggataaccgagtgaatcccgtcccacactgagagcaggtgaacggtctctccccagtatgaactcgctggtgtctctgcaggctggataactgagtgaatcccttcccacactgagagcaggtgaagggcccctccccagtgtgaattcgctggtgtgtctgcaggtgggatggttgactgaatcccttcccacactgagagcaagtaaatggcctctcccccgtgTGGCTGCGCcaatgagcttccagctcagatgggtatttgtatctcttcccacagtccccacatttccatggtttctccatggtgcaggtgtcctttcctctctcttcagttgacaactcgtccacacacagaacagtccccccacccccgctgtgaatggtgtgatatttattcaggctgtgtaactggttcaagctcagtgcactggaacacactcactccagtCTGGCAGCGTGTTggcacttttccagtcacactgatgtttgaaatcttttcaagtcatcagaccggacaaccatttctcctcgattcaaaggccgatgatattcaggtcctaaggaatgtgactctgtcagatcgagatgtggcgtttgagatttcggcctgtgattcctctttcaatatcctgtaaaacaagtttacagaggtcatcagtgtcagtgcaggatagaaattcagaacacacaattctagtttctatggaacattctttcctctctccagactcgaaacattggctctattctctctctatctgggggatagcgtgggaaatgatgctgcggtagatcagccaattctcaatgaatggttgcagcagttcgatgggctgaatggccaactgcagctcctgtttcttatgatttgtgtgtggtggacaggaagcagtgagcatggatctgtcaatcagcctcaatcagcaccttcaggagaattgggagggtgaatattagatacagcagagtgagaatggagggagagtgagtgggatggagatttacagcttttggggaatgagaggaaagaatgttcattagaatcatagaattcctacatcttatcaaccgtccctgagccttcacaatgaatctctcttctcaagacacttatctctgacttgtctgttctgctcgcagtctcacaaagcagctgcctgtgtgttgaTACGAGGGGCCCTGCTCAGCAAGTTTAATGTttcatgactgtgtctttaatgactgaataactataggaatatggtcaagtcagctaaatcacatgatgctttatatttcggttagtaactgtccattttgttaacataccacatttggatatataaatacagataaaagcaaaatattgcaggtgctggaatctgaaacaaaaacagaaaatgctggaaaatgtcagcaggtctgacagcatctgtggagagagaatagagtcatcatttaaatctggatgacccttcatcagagctctgacaaagggtcatccagactcgaaacgttggtctattctctctctataaatATATATAGGACAGCTGCCTCAGGCTTGGCCCACTCTAACACATGCACGAAGCAGGGCTGACTATGTGGAAATGCTCAGATTaaagtttcctgccttctctttaacagcgagtgaaaatgtttatcggcttgcagaccttcaaaggagtcagtgtctgctatttcagcatgaacaggctaatcttcacctgcgtaggccccataacattctgcttttcagccttcaccagagggtgagcaaggcCAGATTTCTCCATagcaaataccaaaggcgagatatggggatatgctatgcaaataaaggattagcagaagtcaatttttcatcgaatgcGAAAGGGTGAAAAGCTAGGATTTAATTGGCGAATATGTCCGTCAACGAAGGATTAGAAACATTCctggtttctgatttgctgtaattgactgttattgccaagttatttttctgtaacatcagaaccacttgcgggtggagtttaatttagacaaatgcgaggtgatgcaggacttactcagttaatggtagggcgttggggagagttacagaacaaagagatcttggggtacatgttcatagctccttgaaaatggagtcacagatggacagagtggtgaagaaggcattcggcatgcttggtttcatcggtcagaacactgaatacaggagttggaatgtctcgttgaagttggacaagacattggtaaggccacacttggaatactgtgtgcaattctggtcaccctattatagaaaggatattattaaactagaaagagtgcagaaaagatttacgaggatgcgaccaggacttgatggattgagttataaggagagactggatggactgggacttttttctctggagcgtcggaggctgagggttgatcttgtagaggtctataaaataatgaggggcacagatcagctagatagtcaatatcttttcccaaaggtaggggagtctaaaactagagggcataggtttaaggtgagaggggagagatacaaaagtgtccagaggggcaattttttcacacagagggtggtgagtgtctggaacaagctgccagacgtaggagtggaggcgggtacaattttgtcttttaaaaagcatttagatagttacatgggtacaatgggcatagagggatatgggccaaatgcgggcaattgggattagcttagaagtttttttaaaaagggtggcatggacaagttggccaaaggacctgtttccatgctgtaaacctctatgactatgactctgtgtaaaaaacttgcctcaaacatctccattaaacctcacccctcacaccttaaacctgtgcccccccccagtaattgactcttccatcctgggaaaaagcttctgactatccactctgtccatgcccctcataatcttgtagacttctatcaggtcgcccctcaacctccgtcgttctagtgagaacaaaccaagtttctccaacctctcctcataactaatgccctccataccaggcaacatcctggtaaatcttttctgtaccctctccaaagcctcctccttttgaatggaccgacctcatattaagctgatctttctcttcaccctttctgtaactgtaactctatattctgcactccctcctttccttctcccctatgtattctatgaacagcatgctttgtctgtataccgcgcaagaaacaatacttttcactgtatcccaatacatgtgacaataataaatcaaatcaaacccattgctgcatttccttcctgaagccacatttgtccactggggcctggccccgggagaaagcgctgcagctgccgttgtgttgggtgttgaggcggtgccgctagttccttattgggggtgttgaagcctccactgggtgtgtggagcctccactgggtgtgtggagcctcccctcccacccactgcccctaacgctgcctccgcttatccgcctccttcccgcctgaagatcagacaaacaaacgcctgtccctggacatgagccgcactgcgcatgctcaatgtcacaatgcccggggactgattgacggcagctccggaccaataggaaaagggggcggagctggaggaccgagcgggagcggctggtcctccaaccagcgTGAATAGGGGAGGggtctgaagcatgcgcagtgcgggtaatggcgagggacggacggttttaactcgAATCCGAGATCAGTTCAAGGTAAAGGGCGGCGCgcagagagaggtgaatgtggcgggtgggtggagaggtttcgtaaacatgttgttcaaactcaAACCCCGATAAATAACTTCCGGGGCGCCCTGTTGGTACCAAATTGGAGGCGCAACTTGTCGTGTTGGGCCTGGGCTGACGGCCGTCAATCTGTCGGTGGCAATGTCTATCAGTGCGCATGTGCGGCCGTCATCTTTGTAAGGGGCAATGTGCAACAGGGTGCAGGTGCGATCGCCATGTTTGTAGGGGCGCAGGAG
This genomic window contains:
- the LOC144485672 gene encoding uncharacterized protein LOC144485672, translated to MEKPWKCGDCGKRYKYPSELEAHWRSHTGERPFTCSQCGKGFSQPSHLQTHQRIHTGEGPFTCSQCGKGFTQLSSLQRHQRVHTGERPFTCSQCGTGFTRLSNVQRHQRVHTGERPFTCPQCGKGFTDLSTLQTHQRVHTGERPFTCCQCGKGFTRSSSLRIHQRVHTGETPFTCSQCGKGFTDLSILIVIHFGRSNGMEQQYKMKGTILSSVEDQKDLGVRVHRTLKSASQVEDAVKKAYGVLAFINRGIEFRSREIMLQLYRTLVRPHLEYCAQFWSPHYRKDVEAIERVQRRFTRMLPGLGGMPYEDRLRELGLFSLERRRMRGDLIEVYKMLRGLDRVDSQRLFPRAEMVATRGHRFKVLGGRYRGDVRGKFFTQRVVGEWNRLTSVVVEANSLGSFKRLLDEYMGFNGIEGYR